The genomic DNA CTGATTAGTTACAAGTTACACACTTAACAATACCTGAAAATAATTCACATTATAAAATGCTACTACGGCGTAGgcaaatttcaatttataagtGCTACGACAGTGGCTACGCCGCTACGCTTAAAGAGCAACTCACCCTTAGTTACGAAAGCCTTttcaaaaaacatgtttaacctgaattaaaaataatatttcgagGGGgatcaatattcattttaatacatttaaattagtaattaaaatattttgagtcAGCACTCTTACTATTCAAATTcgccgtattttttttaaattattaatgcaAAGCCGTGATGATTGAGTATTGAACCTACGTAAGCGGgtctattttttatgttcagaCTATCATCTCAGCTATATTTGAATACCGCAGCTACTGGTCACACCAACGTATCTCTATCTATATTCTATGTACCGAATATTCGCGAAATCATGTTCCCTACATACACTTATACAACCTTTATCGTCTTGTTACAGTCTGCAACTTCATAGTGCACGAGCGATGCGTGGGGCAAGTGGTGACGCCGTGCTGTGGGGTGGCGCCGAGCCTCATCAAGGTAAAACCAGCTCTATTGTACACGAAATAGAATGAGAATTACAGTAACAGCTTCAACGATCAACAGTTGTGCTGAAAGCAGGCTGTTTTGGAAAATTGAAAGTGATTTATTTCGttatgttatttaaagtttgataGTGTTGTTGAATGGTGAAGTGAAAAAATACTTGAAGGAGGTGAATCTggatgttaattttattttggctGGTACCtatatatcaatattattttataagtactcGGCTTATATAATGTCTGAGCAGATAGAAAAGGGacaaaaatttgaatattatgacTACGAGTACGTATGTTATAAGTCAAAAATCATAATTCTACTTAAGAAGTGGGTTTCCAGGCTTACCAGATTCAACAGAATACCATGATTGACACGGAGCGAATACAATATTACGTAAGCAGTTTAGTTGTAAGCATATctcaaaatgtttcttttatttgttcagAACCCGGTGGCTCACTGCTGGTCAGAGCCCACACACCACAAACGCAAGTTTTGTACGGTGTGCCGGAAGAGGCTCGATGAATTACCAGCCCTACACTGCATGAGTAAGTATCAACACTatctaaactaatttattttattaatttattttgttcttaataCTTCTACCAGGTAGTTTAATTCTGAAAGAGaaatttctttaacaaataaGCAGTATGTTTGTACTgtagtgttttaattttgtttcatttttttgttagatATCACTTGAGGTCAAGAAGAAACAGGAGTAAATATTAGACTAGTTATATAGTTGAGCTAATAAGGCGTGGTTGTTCTAATTTACACTGATTAGTGAACTAAGGGTTTCAGCCAGTTTCAGACGTACATAGCAAATTAGTCGCAGAGTTAAATGCTACTATCGAGAGTGTTTACACTgtagttttttaaagttaaaaacctgtagtagtagtagtacgGCTAGAAAGTGTGCGACTGATATTATTATCACGTAATTAAACTCCCAATTTACATTATATCGTATTCGCTAGAACATACCTTAAAGCTAGAACAACATTGAGTGTAACATGTGAACTAACCTGAGTCCGTTTGTACAGTATGCGAATACTACGTGCACGGAGAATGCGTGGACTTCGCAGCTGCGGACTGCAAGGAGAACGCGACATACTGCGCGGGCAGCGAACCGCGGCACGTGCACCACTGGCGCGAGGGCAACCTGCCCGCCAACAGCAAGTGCGCCGCCTGCCGCCGCGCCTGCTGGTCCGCCGAGTGCCTCACCGGCTACCGCTGCGAGTGGTGCGGCAGCACGGTAGGACCCCTCACACGCCTCGCTAGTCATAGCACCGCCATTCTAAACCCGCGCCAGGTACTAACGGAACATGTGTGTTACACAGTGCCACGCAGGATGTCGCGCGCTACTACCGGAGGAGTGCAACTTCGGGATGCTGCAGCCGATCTTCTTACCACCGTCGGCCGTGTCCATCCCGCGCACGGAAGTGCCCATGGAGGCAATCATCGGCGTGCACGTGCGGCCGCCGCCCTCCCAGAGAGACTTTGGCTGCCGTAAGTGTCCCACAAACCAGAGTGGCCCCGGCAACCACCGCTTCCCGCCACGTACATGTGCCACGCAATTCGCAGCGAGCTTCCTTAGTATAGGCCTCGCTTGTAACGTAGCCCGGCGACTCGCGGCCGGCGAGCTGGCCCAGGCACACACGGTCAGGGATCTGCCGGCTGGAGGGGTAGAGGATCACCACAGGAACTTTTTGCCAGATATTATTCTTTCAACATGCTTTGCTAGTTATCTCTTTGACTTACATTGGGTTTCGACATCGTAGTTATTATCTTTTCGAATTATCTTCTTTTAGCTTTTGATTCCCACAGTTCACTTTTATATAAATCTATCAAGTGCACAGTTTATGGAATGCGTAAGTGAGGTGCGTCCTGATCGCTGATCGTGCGTGGCTGAGCGTCGGCGGTCTAGTCGTGGTAGGCGGTGTAGGCTTGGGCTCACGAATCGCTTGGCACATGCGTGGAGCGGCGTGGCGTGAGCGTGTGTGTTGGGGCAGCGCGCGCTGGCGGCTGGGCGCCGGCGCGGCTGGTGACGCTGGCGCGGCGCCTGCTGCCCGCCGCCTGCAGCCCGCACGGCGGCGCCTCGCCCCCCTACTCCCGAGGTAacccgcccgcgccccgccctAGCGCACCCGCACCGGCGACAGAGCTGTACCCACCACCGCTACTCAACCTCACTAACATACAAACTATAATTTACTCCCTGGGTTCATGCTTAATCAAACGATTATAATGACTTTCCACAGAGGACAATATCAGGAGAGGCTTGTTTGATGGTATTGGTAAACACATAAAACCTCAAACAAAGGTCAAGCACTAAAACCTGATCGGCGTTGCTAAGACCGTTAGTTCGACCTGGTCGGTACATCTCCATGCATGCCTCTTGGCTGGGCCGTCATAACGGCTCAGTCAAGCTGATCGTAAGCGCTTTTGCTGTAAGCTTTTAAACCTTCCTTTTAGACGCTACAAGTTTTGAACATCTTTTTCTTATTACTTAAAGGGCGTATACCAATAAATTGTATAgatcaaagtaaataaactcGAAAGAAATTCTGCAGAATTGTGTCAAAGGAAGAAATTGGTACACGTCCTTATCCAAAATGAAATAGCTGTATCTTCTCTTCTCCTCTCGTTTTCCCGGATTCTAAATGTGCATGAAGCGAGAAGAcgcttataattataattgaccACACTCTACTAGTGAGGCACTAACACCTCACACCTCGATGTCACAACCGTCACTCGATTCTTTCGAACTTTCATGTAACTACAAGGCTACAAAACGTATCGAAACAGGTAAACTTCAGCTACAAACAAAACTCTAGAAAAGAACCCTCTTTGTCACTGTTACAGTAAAACTTTCCTAAATTACACGCTACCTTTAGTGCGTCCTTCAATTATGATGTACCAACAAACAATTAcgacaattaataaataaattcgaagCTACATCAAATGGAGATATGAGAAATGCCAAAAAACGAAAACTGGCATACATCTTCAATTGTGAAAAGGACACGTTTCTTAAAGTCTCAACTCTCAATCTTGTTATGATGACATGAGATTCATGACTCCTAAATCATGGTAAAGTTTGTAGCATAATATAGATGCCCTGCAGTAAAACTGAAACTTCTCTAATATTCACAAGCCCATACGTTTCTTCCGAAAGGATTGAAAATTTTACgtcttttcattaaaaactctttGGAATGCTAGCTTTCCTGGCACTTGTCTTGTAGTTGAGTGAAGCCCTATTCTGTGCCCCTCTCACTTGATAAAGCACAGTAACCGGCCAGTCCAAGAATACTCATGATGCAGTATTCCAACGGCACGAAGGTAACGGACGGACAAACGCGGTATTAACTATATACATCGTATGTATATGTATGCTTAGGTATCCAACGCTGCTTTGTGTAGGATGgcattttacaaaatacacgTCTCCTCGGCAATGTTTAACGTAAATTTAGTTTTAGCCAAATTATCGCAGgatttgtactttaaaaatgcCATCCTAAAATAGGTACATATGTGTTTAAAAGTTGTATGATAGACCACGATGTTTAATGTCTGTGCTTTGGatttaagaaatatgtattatCAAATGTATCACACAACTTTGTGTTTGTAGAcaataaagcaaaatataaaatacacgaataaataaataatattttgagcACAAAGATGTGAATTTTTCCCTAATCTACCAAACACTTTTTTCGCTAACTTGTCGTAATGCAGTCATTTTTGTGCTCggaatagataaataaatatactttagtcctaacaataaaatataaacattaacgCGAGTTAAAAACTACATTGacatacatacctacctatatgCCTGAGTTTTCGCTTTTAGGGAAACTGTGTCCTGGACTAAAACTATCCAAAAATCCgcttcaaaataacattatggGTTTTCGCATACTTATTGCATAATTCTAACAAACTAGGAGAGGAAATAGTGTGGTTTTGCACCCCATAAGTTGAGAATGGAATGTATCAACCATCCCTGACCCATAGCCCATCTCATGATGACCAAGTGTTTGAGCCGGTCACAAAATACACATCTTTTTTAGAACAGATCAAAGAATTTTAGGTGACCATATCGTAAGGGCTGACAGTACACAGTTTAACAATCCATGGCACCGACGTCGGGGCGATCGGGGGTGTGTATGTGAGCGATATGGGTGTTGCAGCTCGCAGCGTCAGCGAAGAGTTCAGCTCGGGCTGCGAGGGCCGCTCGGGCTCCGGCGGCGGGTCCACGGGTGCGCCCGCCGACCAGGACCACCGCCCGGACCACAAGCAGCACCGAGACCGGACCCCGGATGATCGGGATGAAGGTAAACACCATATATTCttccttcttttatttttatcaaaaactgtCTCCATGTTTTCTGAAAACAAGCTCAGTTGTCAAAATGCCAACAACGTGGCAGTATTTTAGGCGTACAACTAGTAAGATTTGATTACTATTTCGGAAGAAGTGAACTGTGTTTTAATCAATTGTTAGGATTATGAGTCTGGGAGGAACGTCATCTAACGTTGATATTGACGTGTGTGCAACAGAGGTGGTGAAGGTGTATGACGGCGAGGCGGCGTGGACGCGGCGACTGTACCGGCCTGTGGTGGTGGGCCGCAACTGGTCCGAACGCGAGCTGGTGGCGGCGGCCCTGCGCGCCTTCCACGTGGCGCGCGACCCCGAGCTGTTCGAGCTGACGGACGCGCTGGCCGGCGACGAGCCGCCGCTCAAGGACCCCACGCCGCTCGCGCACGTCACGCGCCTGCCCAACAAGAGACCCGCGCTCTTCTTACGATTCAAGTGAGACTTTTGTACTAGCCTCTAAGCAAATAACTGCTTTGTCATTCCCCTGTTGTTGACAAACAATGTACTTCGCATTCACTCAGTCTATTTTTTCGCTGGACAAAAAATACACCGTTACTTCAGTAACAAGACATAACATTCTTCTAGTAGACGCTGGATggatatttattgttatatcgtTGTACAGAGAGCCAGAGACCGGGGGCGGCGAGGTGCGGGTGTACCCGGGGAGGGTGGCGGGTGCGGGAGAGACCTTCGTAACGGTGGGCTGCGGCGGCGATGATGCAGTCGCCGACCTCATGGCCGCCGCACTCGAGCGCTTCGGGCTCGACCCCGCGCGTGCAGTGCACGACTACCGCTGCTCCGAGATCCTGCTAGACCGCGGAGGTACCTATCTACattagttttacaaataaacttatgaGACAGATTTGTCTTCAGAAAATTTTGCTACCAAAATACTAAATGTCAACTCCCTTAAAGTGTGTACTTGATTGGAGAACCAGATACTCATATCCATTTTCAATTGTTGGCCCAGTGTCTGAGCGCGTACTGGAGGAAGAGGAGCGTCCGTGGCGCATAGTGGTGCGTCTGGCGCGCGAGTCCGTGCGGCGCATGGAGCTGGCGAGGTTCTACCTGCAGCCGCGCCGCGACCCGCATGGGCCCACGCTCGCTCTCTTCGTGGCCTCGCTGCCGCCAGGCCTCTCCGAGAGGAACTATGAGAACATACTGGTCGAGTTCCTTGGTGCCGGTGAGATATACGACACATATTGTTACATAAAGCTCAATCTAATTCTTCTAACGAACGTGAATGTCCTCCTAGACGATATGAAGACGATGTTAAGAATACTTGCGAGTTCTGAGTATTTGAATAATCTCGATTACGatcaaaataaagaaacgtCGCAGAGTGTGAATCGTATGAACTAGATGAAGCataccaattataattatttatccacATTGAATCCCCGCTAACCACATATGATTGCTCACAGATAACAAGTTCACATCAATCGGTCCGATCTACTACGAGTACGGGTCGATGGTGATCACGTATGAAGACGCGAGCAAAGCGGTGCGCGCGCTCTACGCGCTCAGAGAGGCCAAATATGAAGATAAGCATTTATTGGGTGAGTCACTTTGTATTTCTGTTGATACGTCTGAATCTGTTAATCGATACAAAACGTAATCATCTGACGTAGTGGCTAGAAAAGACTTTTTATAGAAAGCAAGATTGTAATTCTCGGTATtactttttgcttttaaatgtaaatttcgTCACTTCACCATCTTCTTTCATGAAGTATCACATATGACGGTTTCTGTATCCGTTGGTGTTCGCAGTGATGTTGTTGCCGAGCATCGAGCCTTCAATGGTGCCGGCCGGTGTGAAGCCATTGCTGGTGTTCGTCAACGTCAAGTCTGGAGGCTGTCAAGGCCTCGAGCTCATTTCTTCCTTCCGCAAACTCCTCAACCCTTACCAGGTGTTTGACCTAGAAAATGGAGGTCCGCTGCCTGGgtgagtttatattttattcttattttgtatttctgtcatttttgacaaaaatgtaaataggtCCAGTGCCTCGTGAAAAAAGAAGCCTTGTATAgtgcaataaaagaaaaagtagacCACACCAATAGTCTTCATAATCAGGACTTAATGATAGCAACATGTCTTCAGCAAGATACATGATCTCAATATAATTACATCACATTTTCCATTCGTCTATCAGCTCTCTTATTAAATCCCGGTTCCCACAGCCTGTACGTGTTTCGTCACATTCCCAACTACAAGATCCTCGTGTGCGGCGGCGACGGCACAATCGGCTGGGTGCTGCAGTGCCTCGACAACGTCGGCCAGGACTCTCAGTGCTCCAACCCACCCTGCGCTATCGTGCCCTTGGGCACTGGTAAGAAGTCACACCAGACCTATTTATCTTTACCAAAATGACGTCTTTACGACCAACGTGTAGAATTGCTCAATTGGAAGAGAAAAACTATGTGGCATTAGTTGATTTTTCCCCTTCttgcaatataaaaaaagtaaaaaaaaacataacaaagatTTGGGCAACGTCTTCGGCTACAATATGCACCTGTTTCGCTAGAGTCGAAGAATAGtggatataatttaattattaatttcagcgCATTATAGAATAAAGGTTTTCATATTTCCAGTCCTCATGATGTGTTTGCCTTTAGGTAATGATTTAGCGCGCACGCTCCGCTGGGGCTCAGGGTACACTGGCTGCGAAGACCCTCTGTCTTTGCTCCGCGACGTCATCGACGCCGAAGAGATCCGCCTGGACCGCTGGACCGTCGTCTTCCACCCCGAGGATAAGCAGGACGAGCCTAAAGAACTGTCGAAGCAGCTCCCTGGTAAGTAACGTGCAGTTAGCGTCGTAGCCCACACCTTACTCATTACCTCACTGTATCATTTCACGAAATCACTCAATCTCTCTTAAATGCACGATGTCACTTTATGCTCACACCAAACCCATTTATACTGGATATGAGCTTGATTCTTCCCctcaaaatgattaaaatttccTTTTACTTTTCTTATCCTTCCATTTCATTTAGTGTTTAAGGAAATTTAACACTCAATCTAAACAGCATTGGCGAAGAGTTCCAGTACTGTTGTCGGTGTGTTCATCGGTTAGGCCGCCTCATCTCATCGTACCATAGTGGTGACTACATTTATGTGATTCCGCAGCGTCTGTGACCACAGGGTCGCAAAGTGAGGACAACTCGCAGATCCTCGTGATGAACAACTACTTCGGCATAGGCATCGACGCTGACCTCTGCTTAGATTTCCATAACGCTCGTGAAGAGAATCCAAATAAGTTTAATAGCAGGTATGTAAACACTCAAACATTATTGACGGATGATCCGGTAAGACTATTGACATTACTATTATTACATATGATTGAAATATGATATCGAAACCGCCGTGTCTATTCTCCGCCCGAGTTGATAAAACCACATGACACACGACACCGTTCAACTTTAAATACGACTATTACTTATGTCTGAATTTGAGCGGATAATAATCGTGAACGCATTTTTAGCATGGTTAAAGCCAGTTCTATTATTTAGCagtagttttcaaataaaagttcTATACTAGCTTTTGTTTAAGGCTCCGCCCGTTGGGATATTGGCTATCGCGATATATAACGCTATTTATCACAGACAGTTAACCGGTTAAGCTGTGAAAACATAGCATTCAGACAGagtgacatttatttttctatctgTAGTGACTTACATACCTACAGCAACTATTGGCATCCTTGTACATTACATTATCACATATACTGTACAGGCTCCGCAACAAAGGTGTGTACGTGAAGATGGGTCTGCGTAAGATGGTGGGCCGCAAGATGTGCAAGGACCTGCACAAAGCAATCCGCTTAGAAGTGGATGGCAAGCTCGTCGACCTGCCCCAGCTCGAGGGGATCATCATACTTAATATACTCAGGTAATAACTGGGTATTCCAAAAAAAGGTTCAGAAAGAAAACCACTTAACATTTTTAGTGTTCCAACTTCTACTATAAATTCTGAAAAATGGGGTGAACGACAAAAacatgatattaattaattacatttttagtgATCCAATTTACTAATTGTGAGGATAATTGTTGGTTTTAGATCAGATCTGACCGTTAAAACTATGCTCTCAAATGTCATGATTTTATCTAGAGACACAGTAAATAACAGTCTTTTGCTAGATTTTTGGAGATGCAAAAACCTACTTAATCTACTTGCCGTTAAACATCTTTGGAAGAGAAACTTATTTAGTATGGTTTAGTAACCATAGTTGTGTTAACAGCTGGGGCTCAGGTGCCAACCCGTGGGGACCGGAGAAAGACGACCAGTTCAGCAAGCCCAACCACTGGGACGGCATGCTGGAGATCGTGGGCGTTACTGGCGTCGTGCACCTCGGCCAGATCCAGTCCGGTCTGCGGGGCGCCATGCGGATAGCACAGGTGACACTAGAGGGCATATGGGgaagctttatttatattagacgGGGTATTTGATGTCAGGAGCTGTAATAgccaattcaaattttaatccACTACAACGCAGGAGATACTTCTAAGcaattttaagtactttttcCTCCAATAGTGACGTTTGATGTAAGTGCCTTACCGATGCTACTCAAACCTTGTGAAATCATTGCATTGCTTGGATATATGACTAACTATAGGAAACTCCAGGCAAAAACGAAAAAGCACTTACCTTTACAAGTTTTAGAGTTACTTTTTCCATGTAAGGAGTAAGAATCATATGAGTGTGGTTATCCAGGGCGGGCACATTAAGATCAACCTGAAGAGCGAGATCCCGGTGCAGGTCGACGGCGAGCCCTGGGTGGCGGCGCCCTCCGAAGTGGTGGTACTTAAGTCTGCGCTCAAGGTAACTACACACCACTCAATCAGATACTGGGTACGATGCGAGGGTTGGTCTTGGAACTAAAAAAGGAACAAGTACGTCGGTCATTGCCGGTCATTTAGGTCAGAAGGGAGGGAGTTGTGAATGAGTTTCTATATATCTGGGGGTGAGTTATGAGGTGGCTGAAATGAACAAGCTCAACGCTCGCTGGTACTCCACAGTCAGTGTTTGCATGTGCTCGCTTGCCTTTGCCCAAACAGGgctcaattttaaaatgctttttacaaTTATTCGAAATATTTGACTATATTGTCGTGTTCAATCAAATTTTCCGCTTGGTCAACTGAAAtaacttgacaaaaaaaatataaaaccatcTTGAAAGCtgataaacatcaaaatatacagCTGTACAAgataatcataacttacattattctacgtttattttttattattattcttttaaattgcACAAGTATCATAATTGAGCTGTTAAAGACAAATCTAAAGTCAGCTAACGCGACCATCAGACAGTCAGTACAGCTGATGAAGCGGAACTTTGTCTAATACAAATTGACCGTCCCGAGTCACGTTACGCCCGAGCACTCAAACTCCACTCAGCACCGATGTTACCACTAGTTCTTTAAGCCGCGGTGTTAGCACGCGGCGGGCCCTCCCGCCGAGTGCGACACCGCGACTTCTGAGCCCGAATCCGCCTCCGATCGGATCCACCTACGTACACCTGACATTCAAAACCGCATCGAAGCAACCACGATACTCACCCGCGGGTAACAGCTTCGTCGAGTCGCGCACAGTTGTTTTGGGCACATCCGAGCTTTGGTCGAGCCGCTCTCGCTTTGTACATACGAGCGGTCAGGTGTGCGTAGCGGGCTCGCGGCTGGGTCGGGCGGGGGTGGGGCGGGCGCGGTGCGGGCGGCGCGTGACGTGCGTGTGCTGCAGGCGACCATGCTGAAGAAAACCAAGCGCGGGTCTGCGGGCGCGTCGTCGGCGGCGGGCACCTGACCGCTCCCGCCCCGCCCCGCCGCTGCCAGTCGCGCCCCGTCCGCAGGCCACCATGCTGAAGAAGCGCGGCAAGGTGCGGCGCCGCAACACGGAGCCCAGCATGCCGCGCTCGCCGGAGCGGCCCGAGCGGCCCGAGCGGCCCGAGCGGTCCGAGCGGCCCGAGCGCGAGCGGGCCGAGCGGCGCGAGCGGCCCGACGACTCCTGAATCTGGCTGAGCGAGCGCCTCATCTAACGCGCCCGCCGGCCCGGGGCTCAGGGCTGGCGCGCGCGGGCGCTCGCTGCGGCCGCGCCGCTCACCGCCGCACCTCtcgtgtacataaattattaccagaaaaaatatataaacataactataaaaaaaataaatcttataggcgatagttgttgttttatttagaaaaattatttcataaacataataacatgtaaaataaaatattacaaagtatAAATGTCGTGGGTTTCATTTTATCTCGCGCGGCCCCTGGACTGACCGCACGTTGGACATGGATTGACGGCGCTGGTTGCGGACAACTTGGACTAAGACTTCGTTTGACGTCCGTTATTTGGTCAGTAGTCACATTCAACATAAACTTACTGCAAATAGCAAGACTGGCGACCATATTGTAGATGAgtagtaaaagttttaaaatgcgACAATTTAGGTACATCGAAGTTACTCACATTAAACTAAGATAATGTCGTAGAAacttttcaatgaaaaaagacCAATCATATATTTCATTACAAGGTAAAATGGGAAAGCCAGAAGTAAATACCGGCTGGTACGGACTGACACAGTACTGGACTTGGACCTGACTGTTCTGCGTAAAGGGGCCGTGAGGGGTAAAGTAAAACCAGAATTGCAATCAATATCTTTATTACCTCGTTTCGAGATCAGACTAGTTACAAAGCACTACTCAAATCAATTAGTTACCGTTAAGGTTTCCCCTGTCTGATCTCCCACGGACAGGGGAAAATAGTCTTTAAGACTGTGTACTTAGGAATAAATTAAGCGAAACAGCTGGGCTAGTGAAACAGGAGTGTATTCTGATGTCTTAATGTAATgttcaattcaataaataagtTGGTACGAgcataaattgtataatttctaACCTGTGAGATGAAtcaacaatgtttttaaaacatcataatACACCCCTATATAAAGGTAATATACAAGGGATTATGTAAAAAAGGAAAGTATACTAGAAACGGCTGCAAGGCAAGCGTAAGACATTGTCTGTTGATTATATTTGGCACTCAAAGAGTACGATGAATACGAGATAGTTGTTCAAGAGTGGacaatataatagaaaatgcGATACCAAGGTCAGtacatgataataataatttcttttacaTGGAATTTTGGACTAAGCTTTACACATTCAGTTCAGCCATTTTAAAATGGGTTTCATTACCCTGTACCATCCTCCGAATTTTGTATAAAGATTGCTAGCGACAAAACTTGTATGACCAAACGATCAACTGTCATGTGTATTCTTAATTACCTATGTACCACATAGATGTCGCTGTACAATCCAAAAACGAATATGATTCCTGGAAAATTGATTAAACGATCCTTGACTTGCCTTGCAACCTGTATAACGTCTGTGTTCGCCTACACCAAGCTCGGTACAGTTACTCGATAATCATAAAAGATACATTTGTACTTCATCAGTTACATGAAGACGCCGTATGTTGAGTTcagaaatatattacaatagaGGGCGTGCTCCTGGCACTAGTAAttcattatgtattaaaaaataataaaagaaatagttaaaaatttgtagtttataatgtttttgtacCATGCTGGAAACTTGATCTATCTAAGTTCCGTTTGTGTtaaagagatggcgctgtctGTCGAATAGACATACTATAGTGGGTAAAAACTGTTTGTTGCGGTACGTAAGTATAAGCGCATATACAATGAGTTGTCAAACCTCACCGTTActattgtggaagcaagacagcgttAAACTAAATGCGTTGTGTCTTACTTCCAAAATTGCGACGgatctttatatttatgtagttCAACAATTTGGAATAAACTGGCGTCAGGAGTATCCCGTATTAAGCTTGAGATACATATAAAGAATCATGTGAACACTGGGTACATTTAGTTCTTAAAATACTTAGCCTAATTCGAAATCACAACATTCGTGCTTAGTTGCATAGACAATAAAATCATGCTCCATAGAGAAACGTCAGAGTCACCAGCGATACTTTTGATAAATAGACTTATTTAATACACgcataaatagtaattaataaggCAAGATAGAAGacgaaagtttattttttctatgcAAAAAGCAAAAGCTTTAGCACTATATTTATTGCTGgctatttttctaaatattattatatactatattataattatcttataaaATGATCGCATAGAAAGCGAAGACGCAAAATTATTTCGATTATACGAACTCTGAATTTTCTTTACGAAACTTTTCAttcctaaaacaaaataaatgtatttatttttatagaaaatggCGTCCAAAACTAAACTTCAACTTTCCCTTATTAAATTGATAGTGTTACAGAGAAAATAAAGAGTAGGTTACACGTATAAATATGATTAGTTTACAATACAGGTAGCTACAGTATACATATGTCTTTATTGTTAGATATACCTTAtacaaagtattaaaacaaaggTTGCTTAAAATACCGCTTCTATACAGGCAAAGCTTCTTGCTTATATTTGTGCTTGAAAATATAGGAACTTCAAAAGAAATAATCCGAAAAATCAACTCTCACATCTGAGTAGTgaacatttgtttattaaaattgactggttttcttgaaaaaatatatctattttcaTGGACTACCTAACCTACCACAATCTTAGTCCGTATTTAAATGTAGaagcatttaaattatattttgattattgaAGCTAGAAT from Trichoplusia ni isolate ovarian cell line Hi5 chromosome 4, tn1, whole genome shotgun sequence includes the following:
- the LOC113493421 gene encoding diacylglycerol kinase theta isoform X2, producing the protein MAQAAPAPHRTHSFAKKTFHKPTYCHHCSDLLWGLIGQGYGCEVCNFIVHERCVGQVVTPCCGVAPSLIKNPVAHCWSEPTHHKRKFCTVCRKRLDELPALHCMICEYYVHGECVDFAAADCKENATYCAGSEPRHVHHWREGNLPANSKCAACRRACWSAECLTGYRCEWCGSTCHAGCRALLPEECNFGMLQPIFLPPSAVSIPRTEVPMEAIIGVHVRPPPSQRDFGCPRSVSEEFSSGCEGRSGSGGGSTGAPADQDHRPDHKQHRDRTPDDRDEEVVKVYDGEAAWTRRLYRPVVVGRNWSERELVAAALRAFHVARDPELFELTDALAGDEPPLKDPTPLAHVTRLPNKRPALFLRFKEPETGGGEVRVYPGRVAGAGETFVTVGCGGDDAVADLMAAALERFGLDPARAVHDYRCSEILLDRGVSERVLEEEERPWRIVVRLARESVRRMELARFYLQPRRDPHGPTLALFVASLPPGLSERNYENILVEFLGADNKFTSIGPIYYEYGSMVITYEDASKAVRALYALREAKYEDKHLLVMLLPSIEPSMVPAGVKPLLVFVNVKSGGCQGLELISSFRKLLNPYQVFDLENGGPLPGLYVFRHIPNYKILVCGGDGTIGWVLQCLDNVGQDSQCSNPPCAIVPLGTGNDLARTLRWGSGYTGCEDPLSLLRDVIDAEEIRLDRWTVVFHPEDKQDEPKELSKQLPASVTTGSQSEDNSQILVMNNYFGIGIDADLCLDFHNAREENPNKFNSRLRNKGVYVKMGLRKMVGRKMCKDLHKAIRLEVDGKLVDLPQLEGIIILNILSWGSGANPWGPEKDDQFSKPNHWDGMLEIVGVTGVVHLGQIQSGLRGAMRIAQGGHIKINLKSEIPVQVDGEPWVAAPSEVVVLKSALKATMLKKRGKVRRRNTEPSMPRSPERPERPERPERSERPERERAERRERPDDS
- the LOC113493421 gene encoding diacylglycerol kinase theta isoform X4, producing the protein MAQAAPAPHRTHSFAKKTFHKPTYCHHCSDLLWGLIGQGYGCEVCNFIVHERCVGQVVTPCCGVAPSLIKNPVAHCWSEPTHHKRKFCTVCRKRLDELPALHCMICEYYVHGECVDFAAADCKENATYCAGSEPRHVHHWREGNLPANSKCAACRRACWSAECLTGYRCEWCGSTCHAGCRALLPEECNFGMLQPIFLPPSAVSIPRTEVPMEAIIGVHVRPPPSQRDFGCPRSVSEEFSSGCEGRSGSGGGSTGAPADQDHRPDHKQHRDRTPDDRDEEVVKVYDGEAAWTRRLYRPVVVGRNWSERELVAAALRAFHVARDPELFELTDALAGDEPPLKDPTPLAHVTRLPNKRPALFLRFKEPETGGGEVRVYPGRVAGAGETFVTVGCGGDDAVADLMAAALERFGLDPARAVHDYRCSEILLDRGVSERVLEEEERPWRIVVRLARESVRRMELARFYLQPRRDPHGPTLALFVASLPPGLSERNYENILVEFLGADNKFTSIGPIYYEYGSMVITYEDASKAVRALYALREAKYEDKHLLVMLLPSIEPSMVPAGVKPLLVFVNVKSGGCQGLELISSFRKLLNPYQVFDLENGGPLPGLYVFRHIPNYKILVCGGDGTIGWVLQCLDNVGQDSQCSNPPCAIVPLGTGNDLARTLRWGSGYTGCEDPLSLLRDVIDAEEIRLDRWTVVFHPEDKQDEPKELSKQLPGSQSEDNSQILVMNNYFGIGIDADLCLDFHNAREENPNKFNSRLRNKGVYVKMGLRKMVGRKMCKDLHKAIRLEVDGKLVDLPQLEGIIILNILSWGSGANPWGPEKDDQFSKPNHWDGMLEIVGVTGVVHLGQIQSGLRGAMRIAQGGHIKINLKSEIPVQVDGEPWVAAPSEVVVLKSALKATMLKKRGKVRRRNTEPSMPRSPERPERPERPERSERPERERAERRERPDDS